TCCCTTATGCCGGGAACGTGGTGACCAGTGATATCGCCTATGCCTTCGGTACGCCGCCAACGGATGCCGAAGCGATTAAAGTACGCCACGGCTGTGCGCTGGGTTCCATCGTCGGTAAAGACGAGAATGTGGAAGTCCCGAGCGTAGGTGGACGTCCACCACGCAGCCTGCAACGTCAGACGCTGGCGGAAGTGATTGAGCCGCGTTACACCGAATTGCTGAATCTGGTGAATGACGAGATTCTGCAACTGCAAGAACAACTGCGCCAGCAAGGCGTGAAGCACCATCTGGCGGCCGGTATTGTGCTGACCGGTGGCGCGGCGCAGATTGAAGGCCTGGCGGCCTGCGCCCAGCGTGTTTTCCACACGCAGGTGCGTATTGGTCAGCCACTGAACATCACTGGCCTGACGGATTATGCGCAGGAGCCGTACTACTCAACCGCAGTTGGTCTGCTGCATTACGGCAAAGAGTCACATATGAACGGTGATGCTGAAACGGAAAAACGTGCTTCAGTGGGCAATTGGTTTAAACGCATCAACAGCTGGCTGAAGAAAGAGTTTTAATTTTTGTAAAAGGGGATCATGCTGGCTTTTTTTATGATCTCCAGGCGACAGGCACATAACGGAGAGAAATCATGTTTGAACCTATGGAATTAACCAATGACGCGGTGATTAAAGTCATCGGCGTCGGCGGTGGCGGTGGCAACGCCGTAGAGCACATGGTACGCGAGCGTATCGAAGGTGTGGAATTCTTCGCTGTGAACACCGACGCTCAGGCGTTGCGTAAAACAGCAGTCGGCCAGACGATCCAGATCGGGACCAATATCACCAAAGGTCTGGGTGCGGGTGCGAACCCGGAAGTCGGTCGTACCTCAGCGGAAGAAGATCGCGAAGCACTGCGTTCTGCGCTGGATGGGGCAGACATGGTGTTTATTGCCGCGGGTATGGGTGGCGGCACCGGTACGGGTGCGGCACCGGTCGTGGCAGAAGTTGCCAAAGATTTGGGTATCCTGACCGTTGCGGTGGTGACCAAGCCATTCAACTTCGAAGGCAAAAAGCGTATGGCTTTTGCCGAGCAGGGTATCGCTGAACTGTCGAAGCATGTCGATTCACTGATCACCATTCCGAACGACAAGCTGCTGAAAGTGCTGGGCCGCGGCATCTCTCTGCTGGATGCATTCGGTGCAGCGAACGACGTGCTGAAAGGCGCGGTGCAGGGTATCGCTGAACTGATTACCCGTCCGGGTCTGATGAACGTTGACTTCGCGGACGTGCGTACCGTGATGTCTGAGATGGGTTACGCCATGATGGGTTCAGGCGTGGCTTGTGGTGAAGAC
This genomic stretch from Pantoea cypripedii harbors:
- the ftsZ gene encoding cell division protein FtsZ; amino-acid sequence: MFEPMELTNDAVIKVIGVGGGGGNAVEHMVRERIEGVEFFAVNTDAQALRKTAVGQTIQIGTNITKGLGAGANPEVGRTSAEEDREALRSALDGADMVFIAAGMGGGTGTGAAPVVAEVAKDLGILTVAVVTKPFNFEGKKRMAFAEQGIAELSKHVDSLITIPNDKLLKVLGRGISLLDAFGAANDVLKGAVQGIAELITRPGLMNVDFADVRTVMSEMGYAMMGSGVACGEDRAEEAAEMAISSPLLEDIDLSGARGVLVNITAGFDLRLDEFETVGNTIRAFASDNATVVIGTSLDPEMNDELRVTVVATGIGMDKRPEITLVTNKQSSQPVMDHRYQQHGMAPLPQEQKPAAKVVNDPAAASGKEPDYLDIPAFLRKQAD